The window ACAAGTCCAAATCGCCGTCGCCGTCATAGTCCATTGGCAAAGGATAAGCCCAGAGCCCCACACCCAAGTCCACTTCTAACCCCGGATAGTTGTAGTTCAGTGGCACCAACTTTGGATTGTCCTGCGCACTCACTCTTTGACCAGACTGGAACGTCAACGTGGCTAGCAATCCGACAGCCAACGCAATCGGTTTCAACGACCGTCTGTGAATTCTCATGGTTGCTTTCTCTCTCATCAGGTTGCTTTTATTGAACACTTGTCTTTGATTATGTCACTTTGAATGTTTCGATTCCGTCATGAAAATCTGATTGAATGTTGCCGCACCATCTTCCACCGCTCCACCGAATGCGATTTCGTTTCCGTCTGGTGAATAAACCACCGCAAACGGAAGGCAAACAAGCCGATCATTTTGTTCTGCCACTATCTCTACGCTTCCGTCATCCAAACTGACTTCGCAAATGGAGTTGCCAATCACACAAGCAACCAGATCACCGCTCGGATGAATGGAAAACGCGGAACCAACGGTTTCGCTTCCAAAAGAAACTTGCTGAGGCGATCCTCCGTTTGGCGAAATCGACCAAAGCTGTACCACTCCGTTGTCGTCTCGCATCAGGAAGACAATTTTGCTTCCGTCAGGTTTACTTCGCGGCCAATGACGAACATCCGTTGCCAAACCCGGATACGCTCGATCCGTGGTTCGAGTCAATCGCCGCTGAACCGTTCCGGCAGGCGGCGCAGGTCGTGAATGGGCAGTGCCTTGCAATGGTTCCGATCCGGCAATCATGCAATTCGCGGGCAACTCCACCACAAACAATTCTGGCACTGTTTTGGTTTGCTTCCTCGATGAAGCTCGACTTGCTTCATCACCGCTCGGTGAGCCGTCGACCGACACATCACCGATGAATGCCAATGCCCTACTCTGCCCAACTCCAACTGGCTGATCGCAAGCTTTACTTCCGATCCAAGCATCTTCGTAGGCTTTGCAAATTTGGTCCGTACCAATTTTCGGATCGTCGTGCGTTTGAGTCACAACGACGCTGAAGCAATCCCCATCGTGATTGCGACGATGAGTCTTCGGCACGGTGACAGTGTTGTTTGGGATAGAGACGCCCACGTTTCGTTGGTTGGATTGCCCGTTTTCCGGGTTCATCGCCAACACATGGTCTTCGTAGGTGAAGCTGACCCACTCACCTTTTTGATCAAACACGTGAACATGACTCCCGCCACGAAGTGCTCCAGGAGTGAAGGGATCCACAACATCCCGAGCATCGAGATGCTGAACCTGGGTATCTTGCCCCGGACGCATACAAACGCCATGTCGATGATAGGCGCAGTAGCTCC of the Rhodopirellula baltica SH 1 genome contains:
- a CDS encoding DUF3748 domain-containing protein, whose translation is MGGGMTRQLTRQRQQHHLTNTGIWSWDGNWIYYDIRSDTNGSVFDGTRIERVHTGSGEVEVVYQAQRGVCVGVVTASPVENKIAFIHGPEDPTADWSYCAYHRHGVCMRPGQDTQVQHLDARDVVDPFTPGALRGGSHVHVFDQKGEWVSFTYEDHVLAMNPENGQSNQRNVGVSIPNNTVTVPKTHRRNHDGDCFSVVVTQTHDDPKIGTDQICKAYEDAWIGSKACDQPVGVGQSRALAFIGDVSVDGSPSGDEASRASSRKQTKTVPELFVVELPANCMIAGSEPLQGTAHSRPAPPAGTVQRRLTRTTDRAYPGLATDVRHWPRSKPDGSKIVFLMRDDNGVVQLWSISPNGGSPQQVSFGSETVGSAFSIHPSGDLVACVIGNSICEVSLDDGSVEIVAEQNDRLVCLPFAVVYSPDGNEIAFGGAVEDGAATFNQIFMTESKHSK